A genomic window from Paenibacillus sp. FSL K6-0276 includes:
- a CDS encoding amidase family protein, giving the protein MKIKLQEWIIEADIAKLQAAMEAGVVSSEDVVAAYLERIHKYDIDINSILEINPEAIEIARALDNERKEKGSRGSLHGIPILLKDNIDTADKMHTSAGSVALAGSFAAKDSFVAAKLRSAGAVLLGKANMSEWSNFMSSSMPAGYSSRGGLVLNPYGPGNVFVSGSSSGPAAAIAANLAAASIGTETAGSIVGPASQHALVGIKPTVGLVSRTGVIPISVSQDTPGPIAKTVTDAAIILGALTGVDDKDEATFSSEKHAFTDYTPFLDKNFIRQARIGIPRHYYNHLDAERLSIMEAAIQTLKNEGATIIDPVTLYVEEQNWNNNVICYEFKKGLNAYLSQVDDSVPIHSLQELIAYNESHAEIALQYGQDTLTRSEEVTLTEEDYQQKKQEYRALALEQGIDYVLEQYSLDALLLPGDVDGMYIAARLGYPLITVPAGYVAQGIIDADGDPTRGPFGVVFSGKAYSEPTLISLAYGFEQATHHRIPLQLE; this is encoded by the coding sequence GTGAAGATCAAACTTCAGGAATGGATTATAGAAGCGGATATCGCAAAGCTGCAAGCGGCTATGGAAGCAGGAGTAGTCAGCTCAGAAGATGTGGTAGCAGCATATTTGGAACGGATTCATAAGTACGATATAGACATAAATTCAATCTTAGAAATCAATCCAGAGGCTATAGAAATCGCGAGAGCACTGGATAATGAACGTAAGGAAAAAGGAAGTCGGGGAAGTCTACACGGCATTCCTATATTGTTGAAGGATAATATAGATACCGCGGATAAGATGCATACGAGTGCTGGTTCAGTAGCTTTAGCAGGATCATTTGCGGCAAAAGATTCATTCGTAGCTGCGAAGCTTCGGTCGGCAGGAGCTGTTTTGCTTGGAAAGGCGAATATGTCGGAGTGGTCTAACTTTATGTCTAGTTCAATGCCGGCGGGGTATAGCTCACGAGGTGGTCTAGTACTTAATCCATATGGACCAGGGAATGTATTTGTCAGTGGTTCAAGTTCTGGGCCAGCGGCAGCTATTGCGGCGAATTTGGCAGCGGCATCGATCGGAACCGAAACAGCGGGATCAATCGTCGGCCCAGCCAGTCAGCATGCTCTCGTTGGGATCAAACCAACGGTTGGATTGGTCAGTCGTACTGGAGTGATTCCTATTTCGGTTAGCCAAGACACCCCTGGACCTATAGCTAAAACGGTTACGGATGCGGCGATTATTTTGGGGGCATTAACGGGAGTGGATGACAAGGATGAAGCAACATTTTCGAGCGAGAAGCATGCTTTTACGGACTATACTCCATTTTTAGATAAAAACTTTATACGACAAGCAAGAATAGGTATCCCACGGCATTATTATAACCATTTAGATGCAGAGCGACTTTCAATTATGGAAGCAGCTATCCAGACTTTGAAGAACGAAGGGGCTACGATTATAGATCCAGTTACGCTTTACGTTGAAGAACAAAACTGGAATAATAATGTGATCTGTTATGAATTTAAAAAGGGGCTCAATGCGTATTTATCCCAAGTAGATGATTCCGTTCCGATTCACTCTTTGCAAGAACTGATAGCGTATAATGAAAGCCATGCTGAAATCGCATTACAATATGGGCAAGACACATTAACTAGGTCAGAAGAAGTAACATTGACTGAAGAAGACTATCAGCAAAAGAAACAAGAATACAGGGCATTAGCGCTCGAGCAAGGAATAGATTACGTGTTGGAACAATATAGCTTGGATGCATTATTACTGCCTGGTGATGTAGATGGTATGTATATTGCGGCACGCTTGGGGTATCCGTTAATTACCGTTCCGGCAGGGTATGTAGCACAGGGCATTATTGATGCTGACGGTGATCCTACCAGGGGTCCCTTTGGTGTTGTTTTTTCCGGCAAAGCTTATAGTGAGCCTACGCTCATATCTTTAGCATACGGGTTTGAACAAGCCACACACCATCGTATTCCACTGCAACTGGAATAG
- a CDS encoding GGDEF domain-containing protein has translation MAEVQIYLQTLLSILIAAAAGYLVLRLYRDISSKTPQKRAIHTGLSIIIIVVGLWTMHQLGRNTLLGNEETEGGIVVPLVVYGLTIALLMFLLTRMNLVLAEREQLKELAYKDALTGLLNKNGMDHFWDRCKVNEQLAVLFLDLNRFKSINDSLGHHVGDLLLQEVGKKLIQFSSKRKRHIFRVGGDEFVIVAKGSTQKEAEKLAVRILEKTTKSYQLGEHNLFVSMSIGISISHGKVDHFRLLNEADTAMYAAKQLGTGRYSVYKN, from the coding sequence GTGGCAGAGGTCCAGATTTACTTACAAACATTATTATCCATTCTCATCGCAGCAGCGGCTGGTTATTTAGTACTAAGACTTTACCGGGATATATCGTCTAAGACTCCTCAAAAAAGAGCGATTCATACCGGCCTTTCCATTATCATTATCGTCGTTGGGCTATGGACCATGCACCAGCTAGGCAGGAATACCTTATTAGGTAATGAAGAGACCGAAGGTGGGATCGTCGTACCACTGGTCGTCTACGGTCTTACGATAGCATTATTAATGTTTTTGCTTACACGAATGAACCTAGTATTGGCTGAAAGAGAGCAACTGAAAGAACTGGCTTATAAGGATGCTTTAACGGGGCTACTGAATAAGAACGGAATGGATCATTTTTGGGATCGATGCAAAGTAAATGAGCAGCTTGCCGTTTTGTTTCTGGATCTGAATCGTTTCAAATCGATCAATGACAGCTTGGGGCATCATGTGGGGGACTTATTACTGCAAGAGGTGGGTAAAAAGTTAATTCAATTCTCCAGCAAAAGAAAACGTCATATTTTCCGCGTGGGCGGGGATGAATTTGTGATTGTCGCCAAAGGTAGCACCCAGAAGGAAGCGGAGAAGCTTGCTGTGCGGATTCTGGAGAAGACGACTAAGAGTTACCAGCTTGGCGAGCATAACTTGTTCGTATCCATGAGTATAGGGATCAGCATAAGTCATGGTAAGGTGGATCATTTTAGGCTGTTAAATGAAGCAGATACAGCAATGTACGCCGCCAAACAGCTTGGTACGGGGCGTTACTCCGTCTATAAGAATTAG
- a CDS encoding STM4014 family protein: MMRKTGVILPSQSEPLMRPMIVIGIPGDKRTSGIQQARSDLGMPPAIILSYAEFLQGRSLGDLMEEQKKQLSSQSSVYNGIDLSAAPPLLRLESPGSSFEVERALIALGAPDSDDIDDSLHPYAERPDPRPLRVKVARQLNDMQGVLHHPSQWFRGYCRMLARLQREAKAACPGSLWLNDPADIVAMTDKRQTQKILSEAGLPIPRPVGEDQQPTDYASLREMMLSRRMHRVFIKLAFGSAASGVIAYQIHPVTGAEIALTTVGVENYITRPPIYYNSGKLRRYTDTATISGIFNWIYRHGAYAEQWIPKAGLKGKAFDIRQLVVLREACHAIARVSPTPITNLHLRNQRMSLSEAGLSEPIQEQVRNTAVQALAAFPHSGVAGIDVLVSGGSQQCFVADVNPFGDLLYDVKYRGCSTYEWEMKVLSARDYITHPSTPLIKEGSS, from the coding sequence ATGATGAGGAAGACTGGCGTTATCCTTCCATCACAGAGTGAGCCTCTCATGAGACCGATGATTGTTATCGGTATTCCCGGTGATAAACGGACCAGCGGCATCCAGCAAGCGCGTTCCGATCTCGGAATGCCCCCTGCCATTATTTTATCGTACGCTGAGTTTCTGCAAGGTAGATCGTTAGGTGATCTTATGGAAGAGCAGAAGAAGCAGTTATCCAGTCAGTCCTCCGTTTATAACGGAATAGATCTCAGTGCAGCTCCCCCGCTACTGAGACTAGAATCACCTGGCAGCAGCTTCGAGGTAGAACGAGCCTTAATCGCTCTAGGCGCACCAGATTCGGATGATATTGACGATTCGCTTCATCCCTACGCCGAGAGACCTGATCCGCGGCCACTTCGCGTGAAGGTAGCCCGTCAATTGAATGATATGCAAGGTGTCTTGCATCATCCATCCCAATGGTTCCGCGGTTACTGCCGGATGCTGGCTAGACTACAGCGCGAAGCCAAAGCCGCTTGTCCAGGTTCGCTATGGTTAAATGACCCTGCTGACATAGTAGCCATGACCGATAAACGCCAGACACAAAAGATCCTGAGCGAAGCGGGCCTTCCAATCCCTCGCCCAGTAGGCGAGGATCAGCAACCTACGGATTATGCCTCTCTCCGTGAGATGATGTTATCCCGGCGAATGCACCGGGTATTCATTAAGCTGGCCTTCGGCTCTGCGGCTTCTGGGGTGATCGCCTATCAGATTCATCCCGTGACGGGTGCCGAGATTGCCTTAACTACAGTGGGGGTCGAGAATTATATCACTCGACCACCCATTTACTATAATTCCGGTAAACTACGACGGTATACGGATACCGCCACCATCTCCGGAATTTTTAACTGGATTTATCGGCATGGTGCTTATGCCGAGCAATGGATCCCTAAAGCAGGACTTAAAGGAAAAGCCTTTGATATTCGCCAGCTAGTGGTTCTCCGCGAAGCCTGTCACGCTATTGCACGTGTCAGTCCTACTCCGATTACAAATCTGCATTTACGCAACCAGCGGATGTCTCTTTCGGAAGCCGGCCTGTCTGAACCCATTCAGGAGCAGGTGCGAAATACCGCGGTGCAAGCACTGGCGGCTTTCCCCCATTCCGGGGTAGCAGGAATAGATGTACTGGTATCCGGGGGGTCGCAGCAATGTTTTGTCGCTGATGTAAATCCATTTGGCGATCTACTATACGATGTGAAATACCGTGGATGTAGCACCTACGAATGGGAAATGAAGGTGTTGTCGGCTAGAGATTATATCACGCATCCCTCAACACCGCTTATAAAGGAAGGATCATCTTAA
- a CDS encoding STM4011 family radical SAM protein gives MNAVLYYRGSLTSCNYDCPYCPFGKTRDSAATLAKDRKGLESFVEWASLQGAAGHRLSIFFNPYGEGLIHRWYKEAMISLSNMEHVDKVAIQTNLSANLDFISKLNRSKAAFWATYHPGQVSEDKFLTQCMTLYDNVVPFSVGSVGIRSAFPAIASLRAALPESVYLWVNAYKDKPDYYIAEDLSILSKIDPHFAVNAMDYESLGQTCNAGNEVFYVQGAGLVKRCYKDRGVIGNLYRDGLEGLSAIRSCRMKVCDCYIGYIHMPELKLQDIYGSGLLERIPYRAMNH, from the coding sequence ATGAATGCGGTTCTCTATTACCGCGGCTCTCTCACCTCCTGCAATTACGACTGTCCCTACTGTCCTTTCGGCAAAACAAGAGACAGCGCAGCCACTCTCGCGAAGGATCGGAAAGGGCTGGAGAGCTTTGTAGAGTGGGCCTCTTTGCAAGGTGCGGCAGGCCATCGCCTGTCTATCTTTTTCAACCCTTATGGAGAAGGTCTGATTCATCGTTGGTATAAAGAAGCTATGATCTCGCTCTCCAATATGGAACATGTGGATAAGGTGGCGATTCAGACTAACCTTTCAGCAAATCTTGATTTCATCTCCAAACTGAATCGAAGTAAAGCTGCCTTTTGGGCTACTTACCACCCCGGACAGGTGAGCGAGGATAAGTTTCTAACGCAATGCATGACTTTGTACGATAACGTTGTTCCTTTCAGTGTAGGAAGCGTTGGGATACGCAGCGCCTTTCCAGCTATAGCCTCGCTTCGCGCAGCATTACCGGAGAGTGTATATCTATGGGTCAATGCTTATAAAGATAAACCAGATTACTATATAGCCGAGGATCTTTCCATTCTGAGCAAGATTGATCCGCATTTTGCTGTGAATGCTATGGATTACGAAAGCCTTGGTCAAACCTGTAATGCTGGAAATGAAGTCTTTTATGTACAAGGCGCTGGACTGGTGAAACGCTGCTATAAGGACAGAGGTGTTATTGGCAATCTCTACCGCGATGGCTTGGAAGGTCTATCCGCTATAAGAAGCTGCCGAATGAAGGTGTGCGACTGTTATATCGGTTATATTCATATGCCAGAGCTGAAGCTGCAAGATATCTACGGATCAGGATTACTGGAACGAATCCCTTATAGAGCTATGAACCATTGA
- a CDS encoding SLC45 family MFS transporter, translated as MKKVWLLGFGFFSISITWSLYNAFVPFFLEKYVHSVALISFLMTIDNYFALFLQPWVGNRSDRTTSRFGRRMPYLMIGMPFAAVLTMLIPFHTGLFTLLLFMMLMNLAMSLYRSPTVALMPDITPEEQRTKANGLINFMGGFGSILAFGVGSILYKSNPALPFIVAGLITLLCLFIVSRFIKENRDGVNVQMKLPSEADAATKPSRISFRSQLDRTTVFLLAAIFFWFVAYQGVETLFTLYGKHHLGLSEQAASFSLTFFSLAFVLFAIPSGWLGGRFGKKKMIIIGVCGLMTIFALVGFAKDLLLLRGLLLLGGIFWACININSYPYIVATGTEESIGTRTGMYYLVSSLAAISSPPLLGLMIDIFDYSILFYVAAISMAVALLCLFLMKGRKEETNRLHSPVA; from the coding sequence GTGAAAAAAGTCTGGTTGCTCGGATTCGGCTTTTTCAGCATCAGCATTACATGGAGTCTGTATAACGCATTCGTACCCTTTTTTCTAGAAAAATACGTACATAGTGTGGCCCTTATCAGCTTCTTGATGACGATTGATAATTACTTTGCCTTATTCCTGCAGCCTTGGGTCGGCAACCGTAGTGACCGCACTACCTCGCGTTTTGGACGCAGAATGCCTTATCTTATGATCGGTATGCCTTTCGCTGCCGTGCTAACCATGCTGATTCCGTTTCATACCGGACTATTTACACTTCTGTTGTTTATGATGCTGATGAATCTGGCCATGAGCTTATACCGTTCACCAACCGTCGCCCTTATGCCGGATATTACGCCTGAAGAGCAGCGTACGAAGGCAAACGGGCTGATTAATTTCATGGGTGGGTTCGGTTCTATTCTCGCTTTCGGCGTAGGTTCTATCCTGTATAAATCAAACCCAGCGCTACCGTTTATCGTTGCTGGACTAATCACCTTGTTATGTCTGTTTATCGTATCACGCTTCATCAAAGAAAATCGGGATGGCGTAAATGTGCAAATGAAGCTTCCTTCAGAAGCAGATGCTGCCACCAAGCCCTCTCGTATTTCCTTTCGAAGTCAGCTTGACCGTACGACAGTCTTTCTGCTCGCGGCGATTTTCTTCTGGTTCGTAGCTTATCAAGGCGTTGAGACACTGTTTACCTTATATGGCAAACATCACCTCGGTCTCAGTGAACAGGCGGCCTCTTTCTCGCTCACCTTCTTCTCTTTGGCCTTTGTGCTGTTCGCCATTCCGAGCGGCTGGTTGGGCGGAAGATTTGGGAAGAAAAAAATGATCATCATCGGCGTATGCGGACTAATGACCATCTTTGCTCTCGTCGGTTTTGCGAAGGACCTGCTACTCCTGCGAGGTTTACTCTTGCTCGGTGGAATCTTCTGGGCTTGTATTAATATCAATTCCTATCCTTACATTGTAGCTACGGGGACAGAGGAGAGTATAGGCACACGAACTGGGATGTATTATCTGGTCTCTTCTCTTGCCGCCATTAGTTCGCCTCCACTACTGGGACTCATGATTGATATCTTTGATTACTCCATCCTGTTCTATGTGGCAGCGATTAGTATGGCAGTTGCTCTTCTCTGCTTGTTCCTAATGAAAGGCCGCAAGGAAGAGACTAACAGGCTTCATTCGCCAGTCGCATAA
- a CDS encoding STM4012 family radical SAM protein, translating to MTLSSFSLEELHKWKDNITAHPYRSYLYSYPHKTAYRDLQPPIPLESLWRDEPAESFFLYMHIPFCGARCGFCNLFTLPDKRANVHATYVDALERQAKQWAEFTRHKPYARFAIGGGTPTLLAADQLRRLFRIAVDTMGLDTSSASISVETSPETLNEEKLNILKENTVDRVSMGIQSFVAAESAAIYRPQNPDEVYRALELLGKYDFPILNLDLIYGLPGQTVDSWLYSLNQALSYDPEEIFIYPLYTREHTIVKPGDIQRQEDIRLDCYKAAGQLLKARGYRQYSMRRFAKETAGTDKRILDYSCQEEGMVGLGCGARSYTRNVHYASRYGVSRKATESIIANYVATDRYDTADYGIALSLEEQKRRFILKAILHSEGLRIEDYYLRFRNSLWTDYPELANLLHTGLGQEEDGILSLTTEGLGYSDSIGDWFISGEIREQMERFVLP from the coding sequence ATGACGTTATCGTCCTTCTCTTTAGAAGAGCTTCACAAATGGAAAGACAACATTACTGCTCACCCTTACAGATCTTATCTATATTCCTATCCACACAAAACGGCTTACAGGGATCTACAGCCTCCGATTCCACTAGAATCCTTATGGCGGGATGAGCCTGCAGAATCCTTTTTTCTGTATATGCATATCCCGTTTTGCGGCGCTCGCTGTGGATTTTGCAACCTGTTCACCTTACCTGATAAACGCGCGAATGTTCACGCTACTTACGTAGACGCGCTAGAACGTCAAGCCAAGCAGTGGGCCGAGTTCACTAGACATAAACCTTATGCCCGCTTCGCGATTGGTGGTGGAACTCCTACACTGTTGGCGGCAGATCAGCTTCGTCGCTTGTTCCGCATTGCCGTTGATACGATGGGACTGGATACGAGCTCGGCCTCCATCTCAGTGGAAACTTCACCAGAGACCCTCAACGAAGAGAAGCTGAATATTCTAAAAGAAAATACGGTGGATCGGGTCAGTATGGGCATCCAAAGTTTTGTCGCTGCTGAATCAGCGGCCATCTATCGCCCTCAGAATCCGGATGAGGTATATCGGGCACTGGAGCTACTGGGCAAATATGATTTTCCCATTCTAAATTTGGATCTGATCTATGGTCTTCCGGGGCAGACCGTCGACTCTTGGCTGTATTCGCTAAATCAGGCGCTTAGCTATGATCCGGAGGAGATTTTTATTTATCCGCTCTACACCCGTGAGCATACCATCGTGAAGCCAGGTGATATCCAGCGTCAGGAGGATATTCGCCTAGACTGCTATAAAGCCGCTGGGCAACTGCTTAAAGCCAGAGGTTATCGTCAATATTCCATGCGTCGTTTCGCCAAAGAAACCGCAGGAACGGATAAACGCATTCTTGACTACAGCTGTCAGGAAGAAGGAATGGTCGGGCTGGGATGCGGGGCTAGATCCTATACTCGCAACGTACATTACGCTTCCCGTTATGGAGTGAGTCGTAAAGCAACGGAGAGTATTATTGCCAATTATGTGGCAACGGATCGTTACGATACAGCAGATTACGGAATTGCGCTAAGTCTGGAAGAACAGAAGCGCCGCTTTATTCTAAAGGCGATTCTACATAGTGAAGGTCTGAGGATTGAAGATTACTACCTGCGATTCAGAAATTCGCTCTGGACCGATTATCCTGAGCTGGCCAACCTGCTTCATACCGGCCTTGGACAGGAAGAAGATGGCATACTTAGCCTCACTACCGAAGGGCTGGGCTATTCTGATTCCATTGGGGATTGGTTTATTTCAGGGGAGATTCGGGAGCAAATGGAAAGGTTCGTATTGCCATGA
- a CDS encoding STM4013/SEN3800 family hydrolase — protein sequence MDMNTIVGTHDILMITLDTLRYDAATMEEVNCPNLCGTGPWEKRHTPGSFTYAAHHAFFGGFLPTPATTDKTEHIRMFHSRNTGMKTHPHTWLFDTPDIVSGLAAEGYRTVCIGGVIFFTKKNPLARVLPSYFQQSYWRMTFGVTNPRSTEHQVNHALKLLTDTPREQRLFMFLNVSAIHGPNHYFVPGAKKDSVDSQRAALRYVDGELGRLFDAFRERGNPVFCLAFSDHGTAYGEDGYQGHRLAHETVWNVPYREFIL from the coding sequence ATGGATATGAACACCATCGTCGGCACCCATGACATTCTAATGATCACACTCGATACCCTTCGGTACGATGCCGCAACTATGGAGGAAGTCAACTGCCCGAACTTGTGCGGAACCGGACCTTGGGAGAAAAGACATACCCCGGGCAGCTTCACCTATGCTGCCCATCATGCCTTCTTCGGCGGCTTCTTGCCTACTCCAGCAACAACGGATAAGACGGAGCATATCCGCATGTTCCATTCCCGGAACACTGGAATGAAGACGCATCCCCACACCTGGCTGTTCGATACACCGGACATTGTGTCTGGGCTTGCTGCCGAGGGTTACCGTACGGTTTGTATTGGGGGCGTTATATTTTTCACCAAAAAAAATCCACTCGCGCGTGTGTTACCAAGCTATTTCCAGCAAAGCTACTGGCGGATGACGTTCGGCGTCACCAATCCGCGTTCCACAGAGCATCAGGTGAATCATGCCTTGAAGCTGCTGACGGATACTCCGCGCGAGCAAAGACTGTTCATGTTCCTTAATGTCTCTGCCATCCACGGGCCGAATCATTATTTTGTGCCGGGTGCTAAAAAAGACTCCGTAGACAGCCAGCGCGCCGCACTCCGTTATGTGGATGGTGAACTGGGCCGGTTATTCGATGCGTTCCGAGAACGCGGTAATCCTGTCTTCTGCCTAGCTTTTTCGGATCATGGAACCGCTTATGGCGAAGATGGATATCAGGGGCATCGCCTTGCCCACGAGACCGTATGGAACGTCCCTTATCGGGAATTTATTCTATAA
- a CDS encoding histidine phosphatase family protein, with amino-acid sequence MTTIGLIRHGSTAWNKEGRAQGHTDNPLDTEGLQQAALLAERLSTEQWDYIYSSDLLRARQTAEVIAKRLCMEIAGLVPGIREMNAGLIEGTTEQDRVERWGNEWKTLDLGLESSVASEIRGSQAIEDIAEKHPGSRILVVSHGAILRSTLRKLIPELNVTLLLSNTSITQITKSDDIWNCGLYNCAQHLKM; translated from the coding sequence ATGACTACTATAGGTTTAATTCGCCATGGAAGTACAGCGTGGAATAAGGAAGGCAGAGCGCAAGGACATACAGATAATCCATTGGATACTGAAGGCTTGCAGCAGGCGGCTCTACTTGCCGAACGGCTAAGCACTGAACAATGGGACTACATATATTCAAGTGATCTGCTTAGAGCGCGGCAAACAGCAGAGGTTATTGCTAAAAGACTGTGCATGGAGATCGCCGGTTTAGTACCGGGTATCCGTGAGATGAACGCAGGATTAATTGAAGGTACTACGGAACAAGATCGTGTAGAACGTTGGGGAAACGAGTGGAAGACGTTAGATTTAGGACTGGAAAGTTCAGTGGCCAGTGAGATCAGAGGCAGTCAGGCCATCGAAGATATCGCGGAGAAACATCCGGGCAGTCGTATATTGGTCGTTAGCCATGGTGCAATTTTACGGAGTACTCTTAGAAAGCTTATTCCAGAACTGAACGTAACCCTCTTGCTGAGCAATACGTCTATCACTCAGATTACTAAATCGGATGACATTTGGAATTGCGGGCTGTACAATTGTGCGCAACATTTGAAGATGTAA
- a CDS encoding glycerophosphodiester phosphodiesterase: MRNIINFAHRGASAVCPENTMAAFRKGLELGATGIETDVQMTKDGGLVLIHDETLNRTTSGSGYVKDHTLAELLEVDAGSWFGPEFKGEKLPLLEDLLSLLQGRDTILNIEFKNGTFFYPGMEEKVIAAVREFKMSDRVIFSSFNHYSLAYSKTIAPEIKTGILYGEGLYRPWDYAATLGANALHAHHQAVLPEFVEEAAKHGIAYHPWTVNDPERMKVLIEAGVSGIITDHPDVLAGLLAK, encoded by the coding sequence ATGAGAAACATCATTAATTTTGCGCATCGCGGCGCATCGGCAGTGTGTCCGGAGAATACTATGGCAGCATTCCGCAAAGGTCTTGAGTTAGGTGCAACCGGAATTGAAACTGATGTACAAATGACCAAGGATGGCGGACTTGTTCTTATTCATGATGAAACCCTAAACCGTACGACAAGCGGAAGTGGCTATGTGAAGGATCATACTCTTGCGGAATTATTGGAAGTGGATGCGGGCTCATGGTTCGGTCCCGAATTCAAAGGCGAAAAACTCCCATTGCTAGAAGATTTATTAAGTCTGCTGCAAGGACGAGATACGATACTGAATATCGAGTTTAAAAATGGTACTTTTTTTTACCCGGGTATGGAGGAAAAGGTTATCGCGGCTGTAAGGGAGTTCAAGATGAGCGATCGTGTGATTTTTTCGAGCTTCAACCATTATTCCCTAGCTTACAGTAAAACGATCGCACCTGAGATCAAGACTGGAATTCTATACGGGGAGGGTCTGTATCGTCCTTGGGATTATGCAGCTACGCTTGGCGCGAACGCACTGCATGCTCATCATCAAGCGGTACTTCCTGAATTCGTCGAAGAAGCGGCTAAGCATGGCATCGCCTACCATCCTTGGACCGTTAATGATCCGGAGCGGATGAAGGTTTTGATTGAAGCTGGAGTGTCAGGTATTATTACCGATCATCCAGACGTGCTGGCTGGACTTCTAGCTAAATAA
- a CDS encoding NUDIX domain-containing protein: MFRFPIFSTAISTAVLNRDMNKILLIQQYNRPDYILLAGYVNKGEDAETTLIREVKEEVGLDIVAYEYMRSLYFAPSNTLMLNFIGVADSEDLSQVSAEVDHAEWFTLEEAVRAIKKNSLAETFLLAIIEKLNAGQVQVNPVSVGGTV, encoded by the coding sequence ATGTTCAGATTTCCTATTTTCAGCACAGCAATCAGTACAGCAGTATTAAATAGGGATATGAATAAGATTTTATTGATCCAGCAGTATAACCGACCAGATTATATATTGCTTGCAGGGTACGTGAATAAAGGTGAAGATGCGGAAACAACTCTTATTCGTGAGGTAAAAGAAGAGGTAGGTCTTGATATTGTAGCCTATGAATATATGCGCAGCTTGTATTTCGCACCTTCTAATACGCTAATGCTGAATTTTATAGGCGTTGCAGATTCGGAGGACTTAAGTCAGGTGAGTGCTGAGGTTGATCATGCAGAATGGTTTACTTTGGAAGAGGCCGTCAGAGCCATTAAAAAGAATAGTCTAGCCGAAACCTTCTTATTGGCGATTATTGAGAAATTGAATGCGGGACAGGTACAGGTGAATCCAGTATCCGTAGGAGGAACGGTGTAA
- a CDS encoding STM4015 family protein: MTEVKLSIGYDEFEEGQRIGTEIEKLSNSPESSSLTSLIIGDWGQAYENSSEEVVEALVTHSASFPALRKLFIGEMDSEECEISWITQSDLSPLLPAFPELQSLTIQGGNELSLAELKHDKLEELIIISGGLSKTVLENIAASQLPNLRKLELYLGVDDYGFDGGLADLLPLIEVGKFPKLTYLGLKNSQIQDEIAGALANAPILDQLDTLDLSLGILSDEGAELLLASDRIKGLKALNLSHHYMSDEMINRWKQSGLPVDVSDKQESDDEEDWRYPSITE; this comes from the coding sequence ATGACGGAAGTAAAGCTTAGCATTGGATACGACGAATTCGAAGAAGGCCAAAGAATTGGCACGGAAATTGAGAAGCTTAGCAATAGCCCTGAAAGTTCTTCGCTGACCAGCCTAATTATTGGTGATTGGGGGCAAGCCTACGAAAATAGTTCAGAAGAGGTTGTAGAGGCACTGGTTACGCATAGCGCTAGCTTCCCTGCTTTGCGCAAGCTTTTTATAGGCGAGATGGACTCTGAGGAATGCGAGATTTCTTGGATTACTCAAAGCGATCTATCACCGCTGCTCCCCGCTTTTCCAGAGCTACAATCACTCACTATTCAAGGCGGGAATGAACTGAGCCTCGCAGAACTAAAGCACGATAAGCTGGAAGAACTGATTATTATTAGTGGAGGCTTAAGTAAAACCGTACTTGAAAATATTGCAGCCAGCCAATTGCCGAATTTGCGCAAGCTGGAGCTCTATCTAGGTGTAGATGATTACGGTTTTGACGGAGGCCTCGCAGATCTTCTCCCTCTTATTGAAGTAGGAAAGTTCCCTAAACTTACTTATCTTGGTTTAAAAAATAGCCAAATCCAAGATGAGATCGCAGGTGCATTAGCAAATGCTCCTATTCTGGATCAACTGGATACGCTCGATCTGTCGCTTGGTATCCTAAGCGACGAGGGTGCAGAATTGCTTCTAGCCAGCGACAGAATCAAAGGATTAAAAGCATTAAACCTAAGCCATCATTATATGTCTGACGAGATGATTAACCGTTGGAAGCAGAGTGGATTGCCTGTTGATGTTAGCGACAAGCAGGAAAGCGATGATGAGGAAGACTGGCGTTATCCTTCCATCACAGAGTGA